The Brassica napus cultivar Da-Ae chromosome C7, Da-Ae, whole genome shotgun sequence genome has a segment encoding these proteins:
- the LOC106421800 gene encoding DNA-directed RNA polymerase I subunit 2-like produces the protein MLKQKGFNHYVTDTLYSGYLGVELKYEKFMGPVYYQRLRHMVSDKFQVRSTGMVDQLTRQPIKGRRRGGGIRFGEMERDSLLAHGASYLLHDRLHTSSDHHIADVCSLCGSLLTSSVLNVQQKKLIREIGNLPPGRTPKKVTCASCKTSKGMETVAMPYVFRYLAAELASMNIKMTLQLSNSGEGSDSEGV, from the exons ATGCTGAAGCAAAAGGGATTCAATCACTATGTGACAGATACATTATACAGTGGTTATTTAGGAGTAGAGCTCAAGTATGAGAAATTTATGGGGCCTGTTTATTACCAAAGGCTGCGTCACATGGTCTCAGACAAGTTccag GTTAGATCTACAGGAATGGTTGATCAGCTAACTCGTCAGCCAATCAAAGGAAGGAGACGAGGTGGAGGGATTCGATTTGGTGAAATGGAAAGAGACTCATTGCTTGCTCATGGAGCTTCCTATCTATTACACGACAGGCTCCACACCTCTTCAGATCATCACATTGCGGATGTGTGTTCCCTGTGTGGAAGCTTGCTGACTTCTTCGGTTTTGAACGTTCAACAGAAGAAGCTGATTCGAGAGATTGGAAATTTACCACCTGGTAGGACTCCAAAGAAGGTAACTTGCGCTTCTTGCAAGACAAGCAAAGGGATGGAGACTGTCGCAATGCCGTACGTGTTCAGGTACTTGGCTGCAGAATTGGCGTCAATGAATATTAAGATGACCCTTCAGTTAAGCAACAGTGGTGAAGGAAGCGACAGTGAAGGAGTCTAG